A window of Clostridium novyi genomic DNA:
TGAAGCAGCAACCATATCAACTTCTTCTTGACATCCGAAGATTAAATCTCCCTTATCTTTTTCAGTTATAGCAGGAAGTTTTATGCTTACGTTTGGAACGTTAACTCCTTTTTTACTAGATACAACACCATCATTTGCAACTACGCAGTGAATTTTAGTATCTTCAATTGATTCTACAGTAAGACCAACTAAACCATCATCTATTAATATAGTGTTTCCTGGTTTAACATCTTTATATAAGTCAGCGTATGTAATAGTACACTTAGTAGCATCTCCCATTACATCTTCTGTACAATATATAGTGAATTTGCTTCCCTTAACTAATTGTACTTTTCCTTCAAATTCTTTAGTTCTGATTTCAGGTCCCTTAGTGTCTAAAACTATTGCTACTTGTTTGTTTAATTCTTTTCTTAATTCTCTTATAGTTTTAATTCTTCCACCATGTTCTTCAAAATCACCATGTGAAAAGTTAAGTCTAGCTGCGCTCATTCCAGCTAAAATAAGTTCTCTTAAATATTCTTTGTTCTCACTTGCAGGTCCAATTGTAAAAACCATCTTAGTTCTTTGCATAAATTACTTACTCCCCTTTAAGTCAATTTTTTATTTTTATTTAATATTTATATATCTTAATAAGATAGTATTTCTGCTATATCATATAAATCATCATCAAATTTACTTTCCATTGATAATGCTTCATCTATATCATCATCAACTACCTTATTATTTCTTAAACCAACTACTCTTGAAGATTTTCCTTCAATTAAAAGTTCAACAGCTTTAGCGCCTAATCTACATGCTAAAACTCTATCAAATGCTGAAGGACTTCCACCTCTTTGTATATGTCCTAAAGTGGTTAATCTAGTTTGTATTCCTGTTACTTCTTCCACCTTTTTAGTTAGAGCTTCTCCTCCACCTACACCTTCAGCTAGGATTATTAAATTGTGAAGTTTTCCTCTTAATTTACCTTCTAGTATCTTTTTGCATAATTCATCTTCATTAAATTCTTTTTCTGGTACTATGACACTTTCAGCGCCACCACCAATTCCAGCAAATAAAGCTAAATCTCCACAACCTCTTCCCATAACTTCAACTATACTAACTCTTTCATGAGAAGATGAAGTATCTCTTAATTTGTTAATAGCATCTAAAACAGTGTTAGTTGCTGTATCAAATCCAATAGTATAATCTGTATAAGCTAAGTCATTATCTATAGTTCCTGGTATTCCTATAGTCTTAACTCCTAATTTTGATAGTAATTGTGCTCCTTGGAAAGATCCATCTCCACCTATAACTACAACCCCATCAATACCAAAAGCTTTTAGAATTCCAACACCTTTTTTTCTACCAGCTTCAGTTTTAAATTCTTCGCAACGAGCTGTTCTCAAAATTGTCCCGCCTCTATGTATTATATCAGCAACACTTTGACGGTCCATTTCAAAAATTTCTCCATTTATTAATCCACTGTACCCTCTTTGTATTCCCATTACTTTGAGACCTTTGTCCAGCCCTGTTCTTACAACCGCTCTTATTGCAGCGTTCATTCCTGGGGCATCTCCACCACTTGTTAAAACAGCAATTGTTTTCATTACTTATTACCTCCCAAAAGCACTGGGACTTTTTCCATCCCATAAAGCATATAAATTGTTAATTTTAAGTTTTTTATTAGCTATACATAGTATACCACCATATCTACAATTTTGCATTCAAAATTTTAATTAAAATACTAAAAACATCTTTAATTTTTACAATATTATTATTTTTTCTACTTCATATCTACATATAATTAGTTTGTTTTTATTTAAGATAAATATACTATGTATTTTTATTTAGTTTTTTTATTTTATTTTTATATTAACTTTATATTCTCATTACCATATAATTGTTTGAATATATTTACAACTTCCTCTGTATTATTTACCCAATACTCTCTAGATATTAAATATTTTTTTCTTTCATCTTTTGTACAAATATATATAGGTATATTTCCGTTATTTCTAATAGCTATAGATTTTATTTGATTTATGGTTGGTTTTACATCTCTCTTTTTTTCTACCTGAATATAGAATTTTTTATTAGAGAAATTAACAACTTTTTCTATATAATCACATAGTATTTTGGGTTGTTCATCTTCTCGTTTTGTAACTCTTCCTTTTACTAGTACTATTTCATCTTCCATTATTGTGTTATTAAATCTTTCTAAGGTTTTTGGGAAAATTATAACTTCTATTGAACTATATAAGTCCTCTAAATTTATAAAAGCCATCATACTATTGGTTTTTGTTATTTTTCTAGTAACATTTGTAATAAGTCCACCTATAATCACTTTATCTCCATCTTTAATCTTAGAATTTTGTTCTTCTACATGAAGTGTCACCTCATCTACAAGATCTTCTTCTAAAGATTCATCCATAATAATATCTGTAGTTTTAGCACTTGTGGCATTTTTTAAAATTTCTTCATAATCCTCTAATGGATGCCCTGTTAAATATAGTCCAGTCATTTCTTTTTCCATTGCAAGTTTACTTTTTTTATTAAATTCATCTATTGCTGGATATTTAATTTCTACACCTTTGAATTCATTATCAAAATTACCAAATAAACTTACTTGACCTTCTATATTTTTTTTCCTTTGGCTTACTACAGAATCAATTATTTTTTCATATACAGCTAAAAGTTGTGAACGATAAATTCCGAAACTATCAAAAACACCTGCTTTAATTAAACTTTCAACCATTCTTTTGTTAATACTTCCCATGGATATTTTATTACAAAAATCGACAAAAGAATTAAATTCCCCTTTTTCTTCTCTTGATTTAACTATTACATCAATTATATTTTCACCTACGTTTTTTATAGCTGATAAACCAAAACGTATTTTTCCATTTTGAACTGTAAATTTTCCAAAACTTTTATTTATATCAGGTGGAAGAGTTTCTATATCCATTTGTTTTGCTGCTCTTATATAGATTGCAACTTTATCACTATTTCCTCTTACACTATTAAGCATAGCTGCCATAAACTCTGTTGGATAATAATGCACTAAATATGCTGTATAATATGCTACAACTCCATATGCCGCAGCATGTGACTTATTAAATGCATAACTTGCAAAATCCATCATTTGATCATATATTTTATTTGCTGATTCTTCACTAATACCATTTCTTAAACATCCAGGAACTACTACTTTACCATCTTCTTCAATACCATAAATAAAATTCTTTCTTTCTTCTTCCATAACTTTATGCTTTTTCTTTGACATAGCACGACGGACAAGGTCACTTCTTCCCATAGAATATCCTGCAAGATCTCTAACAATTTGCATAACCTGCTCTTGATATACCATAACACCATATGTAACATTTAGTATTCCCTCAAGCTCAGGAGTAATATATTCTATATTCTTTGGGTTATTTTTATTTTTTATATATTTAGGTATTTCAGCCATAGGACCTGGTCTATAAAGACTTATTCCAGCAATTATATCTTCTAAGCTCTCTGGCTTTAACTCTTTCATAAAGTTAGTCATTCCTGATGATTCTAATTGAAAAACACCCACTGTTTTTCCTTTTCCAAGCATATTATATACATTTTCATCTTCAAAATTTATTTTATCAAGGTCAATTTTTTTCCCTGTATTTTTCTTTATAAGTTCTATAGCATCCCTTATAACAGTTAATGTTCTAAGCCCTAAAAAGTCCATCTTTAAAAGCCCAAGTTCTTCTAATGTAGTCATAGTAAATTGCGTTACTATTGCTTCTTCATTTTTAGAAAGTGGTACATAATTAACTAAAGGTTGTGATGCTATAACAACACCTGCAGCATGAGTAGACGTATGTCTTGGAAGTCCCTCTAAGTCTCTAGCTACGTCTATCAATTCTTTAATACGAGTATCTTTATCATAAACTTCTTTTAATTCTGGATTCATTTCTAATGCCTTATCAATAGTAATCCCTAAAACCGTTGGAATCATTTTAGCTATTCTATCTACTTCGGCATAAGAATAATTCATAGCTCTCCCAACATCTCTTATACATGCTCTAGGTGCCATAGTTCCAAAGGTAACTATTTGAGATACATTATCTTTTCCGTACTTTTCAACTACATAATCAATAACTTCTCCACGTCTTTCATAACAAAAGTCAGAATCTATATCAGGCATAGATACACGTTCAGGATTTAAAAAACGTTCAAATATAAGATTATATTTAATAGGATCAATTTTAGTAATTCCTAGTGTATATGCAACAAGAGAACCTGCCGCTGACCCCCTACCTGGACCTGTCATTATTCCTTTTTCATGAGAAAATCTAAAAAAATCCCAAACTATTAAGAAATAATCTACATATCCCATTTCCTTTATAACATCTAATTCATATTCTAATCTTTCTTTTAATTCATCCGTTACTTTTTCATATCTAATTTCAAGTCCCTTATAACATAATTCTTTCATATATTCAAAATGATCTATACCTTCTGGTAATGGAAAATTAGGAAGCTTAGATTCATGAAATATATAATCAAAATTACATTCATCAGCAATTTTATTAGTATTTTCTAAGGCATCTGAAACATAAGAAAATATCTCATACATTTCCTCTGGAGATTTTAAATAAAAGTTTTGTGGTTCATATTTCATTCTATCTTCATCATCTAAAGTTTTTCCTGTTTGAATGCATAATAAAACCTCATGTGACTTAGCATCTTCTTTTTTTATATAATGAACATCATTTGTAGCAACTAGTGGTATATCTAATTCCCTTGCAAGTTCTACTAACATTTCATTAACCCTAAGTTGTTTATCTATACCATGATATTGTAATTCTATATAAAATCCTTCTTTAAATATATCTTTATAAAATAAAGCTATTTCTCTTGCCTTCTCCTTTGTTCCATTTAATAAATTATACGAAACTTCTCCAGCAAGACAAGCACTTAAAGCTATTAGTCCTTCACTATGTTCCTTTAAATATTCATGATCTACTCTAGGTTTATAATAAAAACCTTCTATAGATGCTTTGGATACTATTTTCATTAAATTTTTATATCCTTGTTCATTCTTTACAAGAAGCACTAAATGATGATTTCTATTTTCAGCATCAAGTCTTTTAATATGCATAGAATTTGATGATACATAAATTTCACAACCTATAATCGGTTTAATTCCTGCATCTTTAGCCTTTTTATAAAAATCTACACATCCAAACATTGTTCCGTGATCAGTTATAGCAAGACTTTTCATTCCAAGTTCTTTAGCTCTTGATATTAAACCACCTATTTTTCCTGAACCATCTAAAAGACTATATTCTGTATGTGTATGTAAATGCACAAAATTTTTCTCTCCCATATTCATCCTCCTTTCTTTAGTAATTGTATATATAACTATTACAATATATTAGATTTTATCATATAAGCTTATTATTTTAAATTATTTTCATATTCATTAAAAATTAATCATTAATACTATAATACTATGTAATAAAAAAATCA
This region includes:
- the pfkA gene encoding 6-phosphofructokinase, whose amino-acid sequence is MKTIAVLTSGGDAPGMNAAIRAVVRTGLDKGLKVMGIQRGYSGLINGEIFEMDRQSVADIIHRGGTILRTARCEEFKTEAGRKKGVGILKAFGIDGVVVIGGDGSFQGAQLLSKLGVKTIGIPGTIDNDLAYTDYTIGFDTATNTVLDAINKLRDTSSSHERVSIVEVMGRGCGDLALFAGIGGGAESVIVPEKEFNEDELCKKILEGKLRGKLHNLIILAEGVGGGEALTKKVEEVTGIQTRLTTLGHIQRGGSPSAFDRVLACRLGAKAVELLIEGKSSRVVGLRNNKVVDDDIDEALSMESKFDDDLYDIAEILSY
- a CDS encoding DNA polymerase III subunit alpha: MGEKNFVHLHTHTEYSLLDGSGKIGGLISRAKELGMKSLAITDHGTMFGCVDFYKKAKDAGIKPIIGCEIYVSSNSMHIKRLDAENRNHHLVLLVKNEQGYKNLMKIVSKASIEGFYYKPRVDHEYLKEHSEGLIALSACLAGEVSYNLLNGTKEKAREIALFYKDIFKEGFYIELQYHGIDKQLRVNEMLVELARELDIPLVATNDVHYIKKEDAKSHEVLLCIQTGKTLDDEDRMKYEPQNFYLKSPEEMYEIFSYVSDALENTNKIADECNFDYIFHESKLPNFPLPEGIDHFEYMKELCYKGLEIRYEKVTDELKERLEYELDVIKEMGYVDYFLIVWDFFRFSHEKGIMTGPGRGSAAGSLVAYTLGITKIDPIKYNLIFERFLNPERVSMPDIDSDFCYERRGEVIDYVVEKYGKDNVSQIVTFGTMAPRACIRDVGRAMNYSYAEVDRIAKMIPTVLGITIDKALEMNPELKEVYDKDTRIKELIDVARDLEGLPRHTSTHAAGVVIASQPLVNYVPLSKNEEAIVTQFTMTTLEELGLLKMDFLGLRTLTVIRDAIELIKKNTGKKIDLDKINFEDENVYNMLGKGKTVGVFQLESSGMTNFMKELKPESLEDIIAGISLYRPGPMAEIPKYIKNKNNPKNIEYITPELEGILNVTYGVMVYQEQVMQIVRDLAGYSMGRSDLVRRAMSKKKHKVMEEERKNFIYGIEEDGKVVVPGCLRNGISEESANKIYDQMMDFASYAFNKSHAAAYGVVAYYTAYLVHYYPTEFMAAMLNSVRGNSDKVAIYIRAAKQMDIETLPPDINKSFGKFTVQNGKIRFGLSAIKNVGENIIDVIVKSREEKGEFNSFVDFCNKISMGSINKRMVESLIKAGVFDSFGIYRSQLLAVYEKIIDSVVSQRKKNIEGQVSLFGNFDNEFKGVEIKYPAIDEFNKKSKLAMEKEMTGLYLTGHPLEDYEEILKNATSAKTTDIIMDESLEEDLVDEVTLHVEEQNSKIKDGDKVIIGGLITNVTRKITKTNSMMAFINLEDLYSSIEVIIFPKTLERFNNTIMEDEIVLVKGRVTKREDEQPKILCDYIEKVVNFSNKKFYIQVEKKRDVKPTINQIKSIAIRNNGNIPIYICTKDERKKYLISREYWVNNTEEVVNIFKQLYGNENIKLI